One Peromyscus leucopus breed LL Stock chromosome 20, UCI_PerLeu_2.1, whole genome shotgun sequence genomic region harbors:
- the LOC114694855 gene encoding eukaryotic translation initiation factor 1-like — protein MSAIQIPCSFNPFTGASKGDDLLPVGTEDNTHIQIQQRNDRKILTTVQGIIDHGQAFKKKFAYSSPIIEHPEYREGIWLLCDCQKNICWFLIEIGAANGSAEGS, from the exons ATGTCTGCTATCCAGATCCCCTGTAGTTTCAACCCATTTACTGGTGCAAGTAAGGGTGATGACCTGCTTCCTGTTGGCACTGAGGATAATACTCATATTCAAATTCAACAGAGAAATGATAGGAAAATCTTAACTACTGTCCAAGGGATCATTGATCAtgg TCAAGCATTTAAGAAGAAATTTGCTTACAGTAGTCCTATAATTGAGCATCCGGAGTATAGAGAAGGGATTTGGCTACTGTGTGATTGTCAGAAGAACATATGCTGGTTCCTGATAGAGATTGGAGCAGCTAATGGATCAGCTGAAGGTTCATGA